Proteins found in one Candidatus Hydrogenedentota bacterium genomic segment:
- a CDS encoding cellulase family glycosylhydrolase: protein MKPNRTMSRRTLMKTTALAVAGVAVPLDAVHAKNGPSYKRLPRWRGFNLLEKFMMPNNARFLETDFAWIKELGFDFARLPMDYRCWTDPDDWTQIKEDVLKEIDEAVGFGRKHDVHVCLNFHRAPGYTVAQPGEAKNLWKDGEALRVCALHWSRFAERYAGIPNDALSFNLFNEPAMVAPDDHRRVVAAVLEGIRKHDPDRLVICDGRAGGRIPPAELKGLNVAAATRGYEPMQLTHYKAEWVEGADKYPEPAYPLTRGNTTCDRASLEKSAIKPWKTFESEGFGVMVGEFGAYNKTPHKVVLDWMRDCLSLWHKAGWGFALWNFRGSFGILDSARADVVYEDWRGHKMDRAMLELLGEFDGKQ, encoded by the coding sequence ATGAAACCAAACCGAACCATGTCGCGCCGTACCTTGATGAAGACAACCGCGCTGGCCGTTGCGGGCGTTGCCGTCCCACTCGATGCCGTCCATGCGAAAAATGGCCCATCATACAAACGTCTGCCCCGATGGCGCGGGTTCAATCTGCTTGAAAAGTTCATGATGCCGAACAACGCGCGTTTCCTGGAAACCGACTTTGCTTGGATCAAAGAACTCGGCTTCGACTTCGCGCGGTTGCCGATGGATTACCGCTGCTGGACCGATCCGGACGATTGGACCCAGATCAAGGAAGATGTTCTCAAGGAAATTGACGAGGCCGTGGGATTTGGCCGGAAACACGACGTGCATGTCTGCCTCAATTTCCACCGCGCGCCGGGATACACGGTCGCGCAACCCGGCGAGGCCAAGAATCTCTGGAAAGACGGCGAGGCATTGCGCGTCTGTGCGCTTCATTGGTCACGGTTCGCGGAACGCTACGCGGGGATTCCCAACGACGCCCTGAGTTTCAACCTGTTCAACGAACCGGCCATGGTGGCGCCGGACGACCATCGCCGCGTGGTCGCCGCGGTGCTGGAGGGCATCCGCAAACACGATCCGGACCGGCTGGTCATCTGCGACGGACGCGCAGGGGGCCGCATACCGCCCGCCGAACTGAAAGGCCTGAACGTCGCCGCGGCCACACGAGGCTACGAGCCGATGCAGTTGACGCATTACAAGGCCGAGTGGGTGGAGGGCGCGGACAAATATCCGGAACCCGCTTATCCGTTGACACGAGGCAATACGACATGCGATCGCGCGTCGCTTGAAAAGAGCGCCATCAAACCCTGGAAAACCTTTGAGAGTGAAGGATTCGGCGTGATGGTCGGCGAATTCGGCGCCTACAACAAGACGCCGCACAAGGTCGTGCTCGACTGGATGCGCGACTGCCTGAGCCTCTGGCACAAGGCCGGCTGGGGTTTTGCCCTGTGGAATTTCCGGGGCAGTTTCGGCATCCTCGACAGCGCGCGCGCCGATGTCGTCTATGAAGACTGGCGCGGACACAAGATGGATCGCGCCATGCTCGAACTGCTTGGAGAATTCGACGGCAAGCAATGA
- a CDS encoding sugar isomerase — MSEHHSCCGCGHDQGRGMARRTFLAAVGGSTLGGAALSGCVTAGAGAKPAVRPRPVAGKKELVVQPVLSYRIYRRVEKTSWRPWGALHTEADVEQEIGRITQELAELATQAEFPVKILPVAKVADPGQGAQVCKGECDVMLIYGANGDTGDMESLISPNRYNLVFVRHRNGPVSLWYEIASPRLLRKMVDELGQPGLLPCDVIVDSTGEILWRLRALYALKNTVGSRIVAIGSASGWGVGGQDAPKIAVDQWKMDIVTVPYSDLAKRIESARADAGLVARTEAEAAAYLAQSNVALRADKGAFARAFLLTEVFRKLMLDHGASAMTICECMSTIMPMSETTACMPLSLINDEGLLAFCESDFVVIPSGVLLNHIAATPVFLNDPTYPHDGVITLAHCTAPSKMDGKRPEKVTVLTHYESDYGAAPKVDMRIGQPVTVIDPDFRSKRWIGFRGKIDANPFLDICRSQVDVTIEGDWERLAEEMAGFHWMLSYGDHLKETGYALRKMNIGWLNISETGTVKA; from the coding sequence ATGAGCGAACATCATTCCTGTTGCGGGTGTGGACACGATCAGGGACGCGGCATGGCGCGGCGGACCTTTCTGGCTGCCGTAGGCGGCTCCACGCTGGGCGGGGCCGCGTTGAGCGGGTGCGTGACGGCAGGCGCAGGCGCAAAGCCGGCGGTGCGGCCAAGGCCGGTCGCGGGCAAGAAAGAACTGGTCGTGCAGCCGGTGCTGTCGTACCGCATTTACCGGCGCGTCGAAAAGACGAGCTGGCGGCCATGGGGCGCCCTGCACACGGAAGCGGATGTGGAACAGGAAATCGGGCGGATCACGCAGGAACTTGCGGAACTGGCCACGCAGGCGGAGTTCCCCGTCAAGATCCTGCCCGTCGCGAAGGTCGCGGATCCCGGGCAGGGCGCGCAGGTCTGCAAGGGCGAATGCGACGTCATGCTGATCTACGGCGCGAACGGCGACACGGGCGACATGGAATCGCTCATCTCGCCGAACCGGTACAACCTCGTGTTCGTGCGGCACCGGAACGGTCCCGTGAGCCTGTGGTACGAAATCGCGAGTCCGCGGCTGCTGCGCAAGATGGTGGATGAACTCGGCCAGCCGGGACTGTTGCCCTGCGACGTGATCGTGGACTCGACCGGTGAAATCCTGTGGCGGCTCCGCGCATTGTATGCGCTCAAGAACACGGTCGGCTCGCGGATTGTGGCCATCGGATCGGCGAGCGGCTGGGGCGTGGGCGGACAGGATGCACCGAAGATCGCTGTGGATCAATGGAAAATGGATATCGTCACCGTGCCGTATTCGGACCTCGCGAAACGCATCGAAAGCGCGCGGGCGGACGCCGGGCTTGTCGCCCGCACGGAGGCCGAGGCCGCCGCTTACTTGGCCCAATCGAATGTCGCGTTGCGCGCGGACAAGGGCGCGTTTGCGCGGGCGTTTCTGTTGACGGAGGTGTTTCGGAAACTGATGTTGGATCACGGCGCGTCGGCGATGACGATATGCGAGTGCATGTCCACGATTATGCCGATGTCGGAGACGACCGCCTGTATGCCGCTGAGTCTCATCAACGACGAGGGCCTGTTGGCGTTCTGCGAATCGGATTTCGTCGTGATTCCGTCCGGCGTGCTTCTGAACCACATCGCGGCGACGCCGGTCTTTCTGAACGATCCGACGTATCCGCACGACGGGGTCATCACGCTCGCGCATTGCACGGCCCCGAGCAAGATGGACGGGAAACGCCCCGAGAAAGTCACGGTGCTGACGCATTACGAGTCCGATTACGGCGCCGCGCCGAAAGTGGATATGCGCATCGGACAGCCCGTTACAGTGATCGATCCGGATTTCCGGTCGAAGCGATGGATTGGGTTCCGCGGCAAGATTGACGCAAACCCCTTCCTTGACATCTGCCGCTCGCAGGTGGACGTGACCATCGAGGGCGACTGGGAGCGTCTTGCCGAGGAAATGGCCGGTTTCCATTGGATGCTGTCCTATGGCGATCATCTGAAGGAAACCGGCTATGCGCTGCGCAAGATGAATATCGGCTGGTTGAACATTTCGGAAACAGGCACGGTGAAAGCGTAG